One halophilic archaeon DL31 genomic region harbors:
- a CDS encoding hypothetical protein (KEGG: hut:Huta_1924 hypothetical protein) translates to MGASDWAGRMCMRLEEEFDISEDRALRITTLVRLFRGEGYEDVFGEYGSERHQKIQEQLIDELDKSLLEQSGNTIEERWNNLMDELDCQSRADNGVYLISWSEHEADDWQNPGVTSSRP, encoded by the coding sequence ATGGGCGCATCTGATTGGGCTGGCAGGATGTGTATGCGACTAGAAGAGGAATTTGACATTAGCGAGGACCGGGCCCTCCGTATCACGACACTCGTTCGACTATTCCGAGGAGAAGGATATGAGGATGTCTTTGGCGAGTACGGAAGCGAGCGACACCAGAAAATCCAAGAGCAGCTGATCGACGAACTCGATAAGTCACTCCTCGAGCAGTCCGGCAATACGATCGAAGAACGCTGGAATAACTTGATGGATGAATTGGACTGTCAAAGTCGCGCTGACAACGGAGTATACCTCATCTCTTGGAGTGAACACGAAGCCGACGACTGGCAAAATCCCGGTGTGACGAGTTCCCGCCCGTGA
- a CDS encoding orc1/cdc6 family replication initiation protein (KEGG: hma:pNG6184 cell division control protein 6~TIGRFAM: Cell division control protein 6 related, archaea~SMART: ATPase, AAA+ type, core): MIRDARVLRAGFVPREVEHRDAEVNHLSSVLEPITNSEPADTAIVTGPSGAGKTCISQFVTERLREEVLDVETTYVNCWRNYTRFRTLYQILDDLGATIDIHRQSTPHDELVDRLQQHEGPRTVVILDEVDQLEDPSVIYDLHSLPQFAIICIANKEEELFSRVDDRLVSRLRSSEHVRMDKYHDEQLYDILSARAKWGLDEDVITDDQLYRIADAAAGDARLAIGILRTAAGKADRENHERITDDILLDAAEDARAQIKQKSLDSLTPHQRVVYDIVREHGSVGPSEIHERYSQEVDDPRTKRTIRTYLSKMEQYNLLEAEGTSRDREYSLVDSAAASPMQ, encoded by the coding sequence ATGATCCGCGATGCTCGCGTTCTCCGCGCCGGGTTCGTCCCTCGGGAAGTTGAGCATCGCGACGCCGAAGTCAACCACCTCTCTAGTGTCCTTGAGCCCATCACGAACAGTGAACCCGCCGACACGGCTATCGTCACCGGGCCCAGCGGCGCCGGCAAAACGTGCATTTCGCAGTTCGTCACCGAACGGCTCCGCGAGGAGGTCCTCGACGTCGAGACCACCTACGTCAACTGCTGGCGAAACTACACCCGATTCCGGACGCTCTACCAGATCCTCGACGACCTCGGCGCCACCATCGACATCCACCGACAATCAACGCCGCACGACGAACTCGTCGATCGCCTCCAGCAGCACGAGGGCCCGCGAACGGTCGTCATCCTCGACGAGGTCGACCAACTGGAGGACCCCAGCGTCATCTACGACCTCCACAGCCTCCCGCAGTTCGCAATCATCTGCATTGCGAACAAGGAAGAGGAGCTGTTCAGCCGCGTTGACGACCGGCTCGTGAGCCGGCTGCGCTCCAGCGAGCACGTCCGGATGGACAAGTACCACGACGAGCAGCTGTACGATATCTTGAGTGCTCGGGCGAAGTGGGGGCTCGACGAGGACGTCATCACCGACGACCAGCTCTACCGGATCGCCGACGCGGCCGCCGGCGACGCCCGCCTCGCAATCGGTATCCTCCGAACGGCCGCCGGCAAGGCAGATCGTGAGAACCACGAGCGCATCACCGACGATATCCTCCTAGACGCCGCCGAGGATGCCCGGGCCCAGATCAAGCAGAAGAGCCTCGATTCACTCACGCCGCACCAACGGGTCGTCTATGACATTGTGCGCGAGCACGGCTCGGTCGGGCCGAGCGAGATTCACGAGCGCTATTCCCAGGAGGTCGATGACCCACGGACGAAGCGGACTATCCGCACGTATCTCTCGAAGATGGAGCAGTACAACCTCCTCGAAGCGGAGGGGACGAGTCGGGATCGAGAGTACTCGCTCGTCGAT